The following are encoded together in the Acaryochloris thomasi RCC1774 genome:
- the nagA gene encoding N-acetylglucosamine-6-phosphate deacetylase: protein MLKLCIDRAQVPGCQGLQQVWVDQQNLIQAIHPLTGIESPLALSHLDLEEDWLSLGGVDLQINGALGLAFPDLTEADQPKLQEIGQLLWRQGVDGYLPTVVTTAVEKIHRALAVVNHGPSSSTQPTAKILGVHLEGPCLNFEKRGAHPAEYLRPLTISDLQQVLGPHADVVKVMTLAPELDVEGDAISYLCDRNIIVSLGHSQATAEQAEAAFHKGATMVTHAFNAMPSLHHRQPGLLAAALVKPKVWCGFIADGQHIDPLMLKLLLQASPERLFLVSDALSPLGLPDGVYPWDTRQIEVKNGTARLPDGTLSGTTLSLLQGVQNLVRWRICSVEQAIALATEAPRKAIGLPGIGLGQPASALLRWHQNPKTGDLSWKRLLADASRSRE from the coding sequence ATGCTGAAGCTTTGTATTGACCGAGCGCAGGTTCCGGGTTGTCAAGGACTGCAGCAGGTTTGGGTTGATCAGCAAAATCTTATTCAGGCCATCCACCCGCTGACTGGTATTGAGTCTCCCCTAGCCCTTAGCCACCTTGATCTTGAAGAAGACTGGTTGTCTTTGGGCGGCGTTGATTTGCAAATCAATGGTGCCTTGGGTTTAGCCTTCCCTGATCTCACAGAGGCCGATCAGCCGAAGCTTCAAGAAATTGGACAATTGCTTTGGCGGCAGGGTGTCGATGGCTATTTGCCGACCGTTGTGACCACCGCTGTCGAAAAGATTCATCGAGCGCTGGCAGTGGTGAATCATGGCCCATCTTCATCCACACAGCCCACGGCTAAAATTCTTGGGGTCCACCTCGAAGGTCCCTGCCTCAATTTTGAAAAGAGAGGGGCTCATCCCGCAGAATATTTGCGGCCGTTAACAATCTCTGATCTGCAGCAGGTGCTGGGTCCACACGCAGATGTCGTTAAGGTGATGACGTTAGCGCCCGAGTTAGATGTAGAGGGAGATGCGATTTCATATCTTTGCGATCGCAATATCATCGTCAGCCTAGGTCATTCTCAAGCAACAGCAGAGCAGGCAGAGGCTGCGTTTCACAAGGGAGCCACAATGGTCACCCACGCCTTTAACGCGATGCCCAGCCTCCACCATCGCCAGCCAGGGCTGTTAGCGGCAGCTCTAGTGAAGCCAAAGGTCTGGTGCGGGTTTATTGCCGACGGCCAGCATATTGATCCGTTAATGCTGAAGCTTTTACTGCAGGCCAGTCCTGAGAGACTATTCCTAGTCAGTGACGCTCTTTCTCCCCTGGGCCTCCCGGATGGCGTTTATCCCTGGGATACGCGGCAGATCGAAGTGAAGAATGGGACCGCTCGTCTGCCGGATGGGACCCTCTCGGGGACAACACTATCGCTACTGCAGGGTGTCCAGAACCTCGTCCGCTGGCGCATTTGCTCTGTGGAACAGGCGATTGCTTTAGCCACGGAAGCCCCCCGCAAAGCCATCGGACTACCAGGTATTGGACTAGGGCAACCTGCATCGGCCCTATTGCGCTGGCATCAAAATCCCAAAACGGGTGACCTGAGCTGGAAGAGATTGCTTGCTGATGCTTCGAGATCAAGAGAGTAG
- a CDS encoding STAS/SEC14 domain-containing protein: protein MLEYRNNPTDNIVEIIVEGQLTEADLDQIIAQLKIDLDKHGKLRLLEEIRSFEGIDPIALWKDAQFGLTHVDDFTHAAVVAEAEWVRTISAAADNILSAQVKAFEPSQIEAARTWLQMAPELDQLSGMEYRSNAENNVIEIIVEGKITVADFDRIVPLIKTDLAKHGKVKVLEEIRSFEGMDPMALWQDLQQAYMVKDITHIALVADAQWMRTIAEAVSAIFPAEIKAFERSQIEAARTWLANA, encoded by the coding sequence ATGCTTGAGTACCGCAATAACCCCACAGACAATATTGTTGAAATCATCGTTGAAGGCCAGCTGACGGAGGCAGACCTTGACCAGATTATCGCTCAGCTCAAGATTGACCTTGATAAGCACGGCAAGCTCAGGCTACTGGAAGAAATTCGCAGCTTTGAAGGCATCGACCCGATCGCACTCTGGAAAGATGCTCAGTTTGGGTTGACCCACGTGGATGACTTTACCCATGCGGCGGTGGTTGCCGAGGCTGAATGGGTACGGACCATTTCTGCGGCAGCAGACAACATTTTATCGGCTCAGGTAAAAGCCTTCGAACCCTCTCAAATTGAGGCCGCCCGGACCTGGCTGCAGATGGCGCCGGAGTTAGATCAGCTATCGGGCATGGAGTACAGGAGCAACGCTGAAAATAACGTTATCGAGATTATTGTCGAGGGCAAGATTACGGTGGCAGACTTTGATCGAATTGTGCCTTTGATCAAGACTGACTTGGCGAAGCATGGCAAGGTGAAAGTCCTAGAAGAAATCCGCAGCTTTGAGGGCATGGACCCGATGGCGCTGTGGCAAGATTTGCAGCAGGCCTACATGGTCAAAGACATCACCCATATCGCATTGGTGGCCGATGCCCAGTGGATGCGGACCATTGCGGAAGCCGTGAGCGCGATTTTCCCGGCTGAGATTAAGGCGTTTGAGCGATCGCAAATAGAAGCCGCGCGGACGTGGCTCGCAAATGCCTGA
- a CDS encoding TetR/AcrR family transcriptional regulator: protein MPTQTFFNLPDNKRQKFVEIAISEFARHDYNSASITKIVATAKIAKGSVYQYFKDKKGLYLYLIEFATEEKLTFLKNTEQPESANFFDYLRWLFHASVLFDFEHPTLSQLVYRARYGTLPFRDQVLAQTKKASSGYIEQLVERGIAQGDIDRDIEPDLATYMVNTLASEIGSLIFDRLEIDPHRLAEEGPLADIDMKVIEQIFDELLQVLERGMGRKTKPSMKQAKAPSSAKT from the coding sequence ATGCCCACCCAAACCTTTTTCAATCTTCCGGACAACAAGCGTCAGAAATTCGTTGAGATTGCGATCTCAGAATTCGCGCGTCATGACTACAACAGTGCTTCGATTACCAAAATTGTGGCGACGGCAAAAATCGCTAAGGGCAGCGTCTATCAATATTTCAAGGACAAAAAGGGACTCTACCTGTATCTGATTGAGTTTGCTACCGAAGAGAAGCTGACCTTCTTGAAAAATACAGAGCAACCCGAATCAGCAAATTTTTTCGACTATCTGCGGTGGCTGTTCCACGCCAGCGTTCTCTTCGATTTTGAACACCCGACGCTGAGTCAGTTGGTCTATCGGGCTAGGTATGGCACGCTGCCGTTTCGAGATCAGGTGCTAGCGCAAACCAAGAAAGCCTCTAGTGGCTATATTGAGCAACTCGTCGAGCGCGGCATTGCCCAGGGCGATATTGACCGCGATATTGAACCGGATCTCGCAACCTACATGGTCAACACGCTGGCCAGTGAGATCGGAAGCCTGATTTTCGACCGTTTAGAGATCGATCCACATCGCCTGGCTGAAGAAGGCCCCCTGGCTGACATTGATATGAAGGTAATTGAACAGATTTTTGATGAGTTGCTTCAAGTTCTCGAGCGAGGGATGGGGCGCAAAACTAAGCCATCAATGAAGCAAGCAAAGGCCCCATCTTCAGCAAAAACCTGA
- a CDS encoding Coq4 family protein translates to MVSIKRFIKSIRDYYAEGQVGDIAFLKIKLLGLSATPELLAQLQDLAGYAPEIDLDALSQLPKGTLGYEYAQHMHKNGILPLVISPDLQIEAQQAPFALRYTTTHDMFHVLLGFDTSYAGEVGVFAFMAAQNYSSFINAALPIMSKIYPLIFWGQRQSMIANIQAGKALGEQAKCLLAYRIEDHWARPIADIRSELGLVLEGSDLAQDMQDNLLYKAAESIA, encoded by the coding sequence ATGGTTAGCATTAAGCGCTTCATCAAATCAATCCGGGACTACTACGCTGAAGGTCAGGTCGGAGACATTGCATTTTTAAAAATCAAGCTCTTGGGCCTGAGCGCGACGCCTGAACTCTTGGCTCAACTGCAAGACTTGGCAGGCTACGCCCCTGAAATCGATCTCGACGCGCTCAGTCAGCTTCCTAAAGGAACGTTGGGGTACGAGTATGCTCAGCACATGCACAAGAACGGGATCCTCCCTCTTGTCATCAGCCCCGATTTGCAGATAGAAGCTCAGCAAGCCCCCTTTGCGCTGCGCTATACCACTACCCACGATATGTTCCACGTGCTGCTGGGGTTCGATACTAGCTATGCCGGTGAAGTTGGAGTGTTTGCTTTTATGGCTGCTCAAAACTACAGCTCGTTCATCAATGCAGCTCTCCCTATTATGAGTAAGATTTATCCGCTGATCTTTTGGGGGCAGAGACAGTCAATGATTGCCAATATCCAGGCAGGAAAGGCGTTGGGTGAACAGGCCAAATGCCTACTGGCTTACCGCATTGAAGATCACTGGGCACGCCCAATTGCCGATATTCGCTCTGAATTAGGGCTGGTTCTTGAAGGGAGCGACTTGGCTCAGGACATGCAAGACAATCTCTTATACAAAGCGGCAGAAAGTATTGCCTGA
- a CDS encoding Coq4 family protein: MTSIKRFIKAYKDYLTEGETGDAALLESQLYGFGTHPDLLKQLQGLADYYPTIDLEQLRQLPKGTLGHEYAQHMQDNGIQPLEVSDDLKEEAKRHPFALRYTVTHDIFHILLGFDTSYSGEAGVFGFTVGQNYTKTLNLTYPLIKLILVLIKPWQAQDILASARRGKKLGEQADCLLAYPFEENWTRSITDIRAELGLVSGGKPSKRSAREIANVLPSAAA, from the coding sequence ATGACCAGTATTAAGCGCTTCATCAAAGCCTATAAAGACTACTTAACGGAAGGAGAGACCGGAGACGCTGCACTCCTCGAAAGCCAGCTTTATGGATTCGGCACCCATCCTGATCTGCTGAAACAACTGCAGGGGTTAGCAGACTACTATCCCACGATTGATTTAGAGCAACTCCGTCAACTCCCCAAAGGCACTTTAGGGCATGAATATGCCCAGCACATGCAGGACAACGGAATTCAACCGTTAGAAGTCAGTGATGATCTGAAAGAAGAAGCCAAGCGTCATCCTTTCGCGCTGCGCTACACCGTCACCCACGATATCTTTCACATTTTGCTAGGGTTTGATACCAGCTATTCTGGTGAAGCTGGCGTATTCGGGTTTACCGTGGGGCAGAACTATACAAAAACGCTGAATCTAACCTATCCTCTCATTAAGCTAATTCTCGTACTCATTAAGCCGTGGCAAGCGCAGGACATCTTGGCCAGCGCCCGCAGAGGTAAAAAACTGGGTGAGCAGGCGGACTGCTTGTTGGCCTATCCGTTTGAAGAAAACTGGACACGCTCCATTACCGATATCCGAGCTGAGTTAGGGTTAGTTTCAGGAGGCAAACCGTCAAAGCGATCGGCAAGGGAAATTGCGAATGTTCTGCCTAGCGCCGCAGCTTGA